The genomic interval CAACTGAAAAGAAGGAGGAAGGTGATATGAAGAAAATTATTAGATTTATTATTAAAATGATTCTTGTGCTGATCATTATATTCGGGGGATTTCTTTTATACTCTACAGTGACGGAGTACAAACCAGCTGAAGTGGAGAACAGCGTTGTGCTAAGCAGAGGTGAAAATTCATTACCTATTCTTCCTGAATTTTCTGTACTTACCTGGAATATAGGATATGCTTCGCTGGGCAAAGAGGCGGATTTTTTTATGGATGGTGGAAACCAGTCACGAGCGGCATCTAAAGAAGTTGTTGAAAAACACCTTAAAAATATAATCAACAGAGTACAATCGTATAATGCAGATTTTATCTTTATTCAAGAAGTTGATGAAAAGGCATTTAGAAGTTACAGTGTTCCTGAGCTAGATGTGTTTGTTGGCAATTTTCCGGACTATTCAATTGATTATGTGCAGAATTATGCTGTATTCTGGGTACCTCTTCCATTAACACACCAGATGGGTGGTGTCAAAGCTGGGATGATCACTCTTTCTAAGAGCGCCCCTCTTGTTTCTGAGCGTTATTCTCTTCCTGGGAGTTATTCATGGCCTACTTCTATATTTCAGCTCGACAGGTGTGTAATAGTTAATCGCTATCAGATGAGCGAAATAGGAAAAGAACTTGTTTTAGTTAACATCCATCTTTCTGCTTTTGATAAAGGCGGTTTTATTCGTGGGCAGCAGCTTGATTTTTTGAAAACGATGATGCTTAAAGAATATAACCAGGGAAACTATGTTATTGTGGGTGGCGACTGGAATAATATTATGACTCCAGATTTTTCATTTGGCACTTATACTACTAGTGAAGAAGATCTTTGGGCATACCAACAGCTTCCGTCTGATTGGACGCCGGCTGGATGGGAATGGGGATATGATGTAACTGCTCCTACGAACAGATCAAATGAGAAACCGTATGTCGAAGGAGAAAATTTTACTACTAATATTGATGCATTTATTGTTTCCCCGAATTTGGAAATAGAAGAAGTGCGGGGTGAAAATTTGGATTTTGTTGATAGCGACCACAATCCTGTTTTAATAAAGGTAAAGGCAAAAAAACCTTAATTTTTCTTTTTATTATATTCTTTAAGAAGCGACTTAATTTTTGATATTATTATGTCCATTGCAATTTTATTGTGGCCTCCACGCGGTATGATGAGGTCGGCAAATCTTTTTGTTGGTTCTACAAATTGAATATGCATCGGGCGCACCGTAGTTA from Caldisericota bacterium carries:
- a CDS encoding endonuclease/exonuclease/phosphatase family protein; the encoded protein is MKKIIRFIIKMILVLIIIFGGFLLYSTVTEYKPAEVENSVVLSRGENSLPILPEFSVLTWNIGYASLGKEADFFMDGGNQSRAASKEVVEKHLKNIINRVQSYNADFIFIQEVDEKAFRSYSVPELDVFVGNFPDYSIDYVQNYAVFWVPLPLTHQMGGVKAGMITLSKSAPLVSERYSLPGSYSWPTSIFQLDRCVIVNRYQMSEIGKELVLVNIHLSAFDKGGFIRGQQLDFLKTMMLKEYNQGNYVIVGGDWNNIMTPDFSFGTYTTSEEDLWAYQQLPSDWTPAGWEWGYDVTAPTNRSNEKPYVEGENFTTNIDAFIVSPNLEIEEVRGENLDFVDSDHNPVLIKVKAKKP